A stretch of the Capsicum annuum cultivar UCD-10X-F1 chromosome 10, UCD10Xv1.1, whole genome shotgun sequence genome encodes the following:
- the LOC124887765 gene encoding uncharacterized protein LOC124887765, whose product MAYELDLSQELSMVDPVFHVSMLRKCIGDPSHVIPTIDVKVTKELTYEEVPTAILDRQVNKLRNKEVALVKVLWRSPQVEEIIWEAEEAMKSKYPHLFESKDLVQGC is encoded by the coding sequence ATGGCATATGAGTTAGACTTATCCCAAGAGCTTTCAATGGTGGATCCGGTTTTTCATGTCTCAATGCTCCGCAAGTGCATAGGAGATCCATCTCATGTTATTCCTACTATAGATGTGAAGGTTACAAAAGAACTCACCTATGAAGAAGTGCCTACTGCTATACTAGATCGGCAAGTTAataagttaagaaataaagaagtagctttagtaaaagtgctttggaggagcCCGCAAGTAGAGGAAATCATATGGGAAGCCGAAGAAGCAATGAAGTCAAAATACCCTCATTTATTTGAATCTAAAGACTTGGTCCAAGGATGCTGA